The following are encoded together in the Halopseudomonas salegens genome:
- the cysE gene encoding serine O-acetyltransferase, whose translation MFKRMKEDIASVFHRDPAARNTFEVMTCYPGLHAVWWHHLAHALWTRKAFWLARTVSNFARWTTGIEIHPGAKIGHRFFIDHGMGVVIGETAEIGDDVTLYQGVTLGGTSWNKGKRHPTLEDGVVVGAGAKVLGPFTVGKNAKIGSNAVVTKAVPAEATVVGIPGRVIMREPQGDEQDRKRQAMAEKLGFDAYGVSQDTPDPVAKAIGQMLDHMHAVDSRIEGMCGALKELGSDYCAKDLPSLDDHDFEALKDDAPVGSAPASGKQG comes from the coding sequence ATGTTCAAACGCATGAAAGAAGATATTGCCAGCGTTTTCCATCGTGACCCGGCAGCGCGCAACACTTTCGAGGTGATGACCTGCTACCCGGGGCTGCATGCGGTGTGGTGGCATCATCTGGCACATGCGTTATGGACCCGCAAGGCTTTCTGGCTGGCGCGAACGGTATCCAATTTTGCGCGCTGGACTACGGGTATCGAGATTCATCCCGGGGCGAAAATCGGGCACCGCTTCTTTATCGACCATGGCATGGGTGTGGTGATTGGCGAGACTGCCGAGATTGGTGACGATGTCACCCTGTATCAGGGAGTTACCCTGGGCGGTACCAGCTGGAACAAGGGCAAGCGGCATCCGACGCTGGAAGATGGCGTGGTCGTGGGTGCCGGGGCCAAGGTGCTGGGGCCGTTCACTGTCGGCAAGAATGCCAAGATAGGCTCCAATGCCGTGGTCACCAAGGCAGTACCGGCGGAAGCGACGGTCGTGGGTATTCCGGGACGGGTGATCATGCGTGAGCCGCAGGGCGATGAGCAGGACCGCAAGCGACAGGCCATGGCGGAAAAGCTGGGTTTCGACGCCTATGGTGTCAGCCAGGACACGCCGGATCCGGTGGCCAAGGCGATTGGCCAGATGCTCGACCACATGCATGCGGTGGACAGCCGTATCGAAGGCATGTGCGGCGCGTTGAAGGAGCTGGGCAGTGATTACTGCGCCAAGGATCTGCCATCGCTGGATGATCACGATTTCGAAGCGCTCAAGGATGATGCGCCTGTCGGTTCCGCGCCCGCGTCCGGCAAACAGGGCTGA
- the suhB gene encoding type III secretion system regulator SuhB, producing MQPMLNIALRAARSAGELIYRSMERLDVLSVSEKDAHDYVSEIDHSAERTIIQHLQKAYPDHGIHAEESGFMPGRGEGADTVWIIDPLDGTTNFLRGVPHFAVSIACRVKGRLEHAVVLDPVRQEEFTASRGRGAGLNGRRLRVTNRKSLDGALLGTGFPFRDNQMDGLDNYLAMFRDLVGQTAGIRRCGAASLDLAYVAAGRYDAFWESGLAEWDMAAGSLLIQEAGGLVSDFSGGHGHLEKGHIVAGNPKCFKAVLTAIQPHLTPAMKR from the coding sequence ATGCAGCCCATGTTGAACATCGCCCTGCGCGCCGCCCGCAGCGCGGGAGAATTGATTTACCGCTCCATGGAACGCCTGGATGTGCTCAGCGTCAGTGAAAAAGACGCTCATGATTACGTGTCCGAAATCGACCACTCGGCGGAGCGCACCATCATCCAGCACCTGCAGAAAGCCTACCCCGATCACGGCATCCATGCCGAAGAATCCGGTTTTATGCCCGGCCGCGGCGAAGGCGCAGATACGGTCTGGATCATCGACCCGCTGGATGGCACCACCAACTTCCTGCGCGGTGTGCCGCATTTTGCCGTCAGCATTGCCTGTCGGGTCAAAGGCCGCCTCGAGCACGCGGTAGTACTTGATCCGGTGCGCCAGGAAGAGTTTACTGCCAGCCGTGGCCGCGGTGCCGGATTGAATGGCCGTCGCCTGCGGGTGACCAACCGCAAAAGTCTGGATGGTGCTCTGCTGGGTACCGGCTTTCCGTTCCGCGACAACCAGATGGACGGCCTGGACAACTATCTGGCCATGTTCCGTGACCTGGTCGGCCAGACCGCCGGCATACGTCGCTGCGGTGCAGCGAGCCTGGATCTGGCCTATGTAGCCGCCGGGCGCTATGACGCCTTCTGGGAATCCGGGCTGGCCGAGTGGGATATGGCTGCAGGCAGCCTGCTGATTCAGGAAGCCGGCGGGCTGGTCAGTGATTTCAGTGGTGGCCATGGTCACCTAGAGAAAGGGCACATTGTTGCCGGCAACCCGAAGTGTTTCAAAGCGGTATTGACGGCCATCCAGCCGCATCTTACGCCGGCCATGAAACGCTAG
- the secD gene encoding protein translocase subunit SecD, which produces MLNRYPVWKYLLVVLVLALGVVYALPNLYPDDPAIQISGASSAQTIETSDLILMEEALREAGIESKGTELGANDRSGLIRLVNRADQLPAQDVVRDALGQRYVVAQNLAPTTPDWLVNIGAGPMNLGLDLSGGVHFLLEVDMERAIENRVNVYESELRTTLREARVRYRSLPSQGNVLQFGFTDSEQLSEAQREINRNYTQFQFETVEREELEVLRLTLSDAEMQEIREYAVRQNLTTVRNRVNELGVAEPLVQRQGANRIVVELPGVQDTAEAKRILGQTANLEFRLAADRGAARATVETFEFRDGSRPPADVERSIILTGDQVTDAQSNFDENGRPQVNIRLDGHGGELMTRATRTNVGRGMAVLFIEQRQISRTVQQEVDGVMQEVEVPAFVEEKSIISLATIQSTLGNQFRITGLSSPAEASELALLLRAGGLAAPMYFVEERTIGPSLGAENIARGITATQIGFLLVLAFMVVVYKAFGVLSGIALSFNLVLLLALMSMLGATLTLPGIAGIVLTLGMAVDANVLIFSRIKEEVASGVAIQRAIHEGYDKAFSAIIDGNLTTLLVGVILFAMGTGPIKGFAVTLSLGILTSMFSAIIVTRAMVNLSVGGRDLKKLWL; this is translated from the coding sequence ATGCTCAATCGTTACCCTGTATGGAAATACCTGCTGGTCGTGCTGGTACTTGCCCTGGGCGTTGTTTACGCCCTGCCGAACCTGTATCCGGATGATCCGGCGATCCAGATTTCTGGTGCCAGCTCGGCACAGACCATCGAAACCTCTGACCTGATCCTCATGGAAGAAGCCCTGCGCGAAGCGGGTATCGAGAGCAAGGGCACCGAGTTGGGCGCCAATGACCGTTCCGGCCTGATTCGTCTGGTCAATCGTGCCGATCAGTTGCCGGCTCAGGATGTGGTGCGTGATGCCCTGGGTCAGCGCTATGTGGTGGCGCAGAATCTGGCACCAACCACGCCAGACTGGCTGGTCAATATCGGTGCTGGCCCGATGAACCTGGGTCTGGACCTCTCCGGCGGTGTGCACTTCCTGCTGGAAGTCGACATGGAGCGGGCGATCGAGAATCGCGTTAACGTTTATGAAAGCGAGCTGCGCACAACCCTGCGCGAGGCTCGTGTGCGTTATCGCAGCCTGCCCAGCCAGGGAAACGTGCTGCAATTCGGCTTTACTGACAGCGAGCAGTTGAGCGAGGCGCAACGTGAAATCAACCGCAACTACACCCAATTCCAGTTCGAAACGGTTGAGCGTGAGGAGCTGGAGGTACTGCGGCTGACCCTGAGCGATGCCGAAATGCAGGAGATCCGCGAATACGCCGTGCGCCAGAACCTGACCACCGTGCGCAACCGGGTCAATGAACTGGGTGTGGCTGAACCACTGGTTCAGCGTCAGGGCGCCAACCGTATCGTGGTGGAGCTGCCGGGGGTACAGGATACCGCCGAAGCCAAGCGTATTCTTGGGCAAACCGCCAATCTCGAGTTCCGTCTGGCGGCAGACCGCGGTGCGGCCAGGGCTACGGTAGAAACCTTTGAGTTCCGTGATGGCAGCCGTCCCCCGGCGGACGTCGAGCGCAGTATCATCCTGACCGGTGATCAGGTGACTGATGCCCAGTCCAACTTTGATGAAAATGGCCGTCCGCAGGTAAACATTCGCCTGGATGGTCACGGCGGCGAATTGATGACCCGCGCTACCCGCACCAATGTCGGTCGTGGCATGGCGGTACTCTTTATTGAGCAGCGGCAGATCAGTCGTACCGTGCAGCAGGAAGTGGATGGCGTGATGCAGGAGGTCGAGGTACCGGCCTTCGTTGAAGAAAAGTCGATCATCAGCCTGGCAACCATTCAGAGCACTCTGGGTAACCAGTTCCGTATTACCGGTCTGAGTTCGCCGGCGGAAGCGTCCGAATTGGCGCTGTTGTTGCGAGCCGGTGGTCTGGCAGCGCCCATGTACTTTGTTGAAGAGCGCACTATCGGTCCGAGCCTGGGCGCAGAAAACATTGCCCGCGGCATCACTGCTACGCAAATCGGCTTTTTGCTGGTGCTGGCCTTCATGGTCGTGGTCTACAAGGCCTTTGGTGTGTTGTCCGGGATCGCCCTGAGCTTCAACCTGGTGTTGTTGCTGGCACTGATGTCCATGCTGGGCGCTACTCTGACCCTGCCAGGCATTGCCGGGATCGTTTTGACCCTGGGTATGGCGGTGGATGCCAATGTGTTGATCTTTTCGCGGATCAAGGAAGAAGTGGCCTCGGGTGTGGCGATTCAGCGTGCCATTCATGAGGGCTACGACAAGGCGTTCTCGGCGATTATCGACGGCAACCTGACCACCTTGCTGGTCGGCGTGATTCTGTTCGCCATGGGTACCGGGCCGATCAAGGGCTTTGCGGTAACGCTGTCGCTAGGCATTCTGACTTCCATGTTCAGTGCCATTATTGTTACCCGGGCCATGGTTAACTTGAGTGTCGGCGGTCGCGACCTCAAGAAACTCTGGCTATAA
- the tgt gene encoding tRNA guanosine(34) transglycosylase Tgt yields the protein MQFELLATDGKARRGRLTFPRGTVETPAFMPVGTYGTVKGMLPRDVAAIGADIILGNTFHLWLRPGTQVIQEHGDLHDFMQWQGPILTDSGGFQVFSLGAMRKIKEEGVYFSSPVDGAKVFMGPEESMQVQRELGSDIVMIFDECTPYPAEHDVAARSMELSLRWAQRSKNAHEGNPSALFGIVQGGMYQDLRLRSLEGLDKIGFDGLAIGGLSVGEPKEEMIKVLDYLPGQMPADKPRYLMGVGKPQDLVEGVRRGVDMFDCVMPTRNARNGHLFIDSGVIKIRNAVHRHDQNPLDAACDCYTCQHFSRAYLHHLDKCGEMLGSMLNTIHNLRHYQRLMAGLRGAIQQGTLSDFVDDFYARLGLPVPPLAT from the coding sequence ATGCAATTCGAATTGTTGGCTACGGACGGCAAAGCGCGCCGCGGCCGGCTGACCTTTCCCCGTGGTACCGTGGAAACCCCGGCCTTTATGCCGGTGGGCACCTACGGCACGGTCAAGGGTATGTTGCCGCGTGATGTGGCGGCCATTGGTGCCGACATCATTCTGGGCAATACCTTTCACCTGTGGCTGCGCCCGGGTACCCAGGTGATTCAGGAACATGGCGATCTGCATGATTTCATGCAGTGGCAAGGGCCGATTCTGACCGACTCCGGCGGCTTTCAGGTGTTCAGCCTGGGGGCTATGCGCAAGATCAAGGAGGAGGGCGTGTACTTCTCCTCACCGGTCGACGGCGCCAAGGTGTTCATGGGGCCGGAAGAGTCGATGCAGGTACAGCGTGAACTGGGCTCGGACATTGTGATGATCTTTGACGAGTGCACGCCCTATCCGGCGGAGCATGATGTTGCTGCGCGCTCGATGGAGCTGTCGCTGCGCTGGGCGCAGCGCTCGAAGAATGCCCACGAGGGCAATCCGTCGGCCCTCTTCGGCATCGTTCAGGGTGGTATGTATCAGGATCTGCGCCTGCGCTCGCTCGAGGGGCTGGACAAGATCGGCTTTGACGGTCTGGCAATCGGTGGTCTGTCGGTGGGTGAGCCCAAGGAAGAGATGATCAAGGTGCTGGATTATCTGCCTGGTCAGATGCCGGCGGACAAGCCGCGCTATCTGATGGGGGTCGGCAAGCCTCAGGACCTGGTTGAAGGTGTGCGTCGGGGTGTGGATATGTTCGACTGCGTGATGCCGACGCGCAATGCGCGCAACGGGCATCTGTTTATCGACAGCGGTGTGATCAAGATTCGCAACGCCGTGCATCGGCATGACCAGAATCCGCTGGACGCGGCTTGTGACTGTTATACCTGCCAGCACTTTTCCCGGGCTTATCTGCACCATCTCGACAAGTGTGGCGAGATGCTCGGCAGCATGCTCAACACGATCCATAACCTGCGGCATTATCAGCGGCTTATGGCCGGTTTGCGTGGTGCCATCCAACAGGGTACATTGAGCGACTTTGTGGACGACTTCTACGCCCGACTCGGTCTGCCGGTTCCGCCGCTAGCGACTTGA
- the ndk gene encoding nucleoside-diphosphate kinase: MAVERTLSIIKPDAVAKNVIGQILSRFENAGLSVVAAKMVQLSQADAEGFYAEHKERPFFKDLVGFMTSGPVVVQVLEGENAVLKNRELMGATNPKEADAGTIRADFAESIDANAVHGSDSTTSAAREVAYFFAETELCPRTR, from the coding sequence ATGGCTGTAGAACGCACCCTGTCGATTATCAAGCCCGATGCTGTTGCCAAAAACGTGATTGGCCAGATTCTGAGCCGTTTTGAAAACGCTGGTCTGAGCGTCGTTGCGGCGAAAATGGTTCAGCTGTCGCAAGCTGATGCTGAAGGCTTCTATGCCGAGCACAAAGAGCGCCCCTTCTTCAAGGATCTGGTTGGCTTCATGACCTCTGGCCCGGTTGTTGTGCAGGTGCTGGAAGGCGAAAATGCAGTATTGAAAAACCGCGAGCTGATGGGGGCTACCAACCCGAAAGAAGCGGATGCCGGCACCATTCGTGCTGATTTCGCCGAGTCGATCGACGCCAATGCGGTACACGGTTCCGATTCCACGACCTCGGCGGCGCGTGAAGTCGCTTACTTCTTCGCTGAAACCGAGCTGTGCCCGCGTACCCGATAA
- the secF gene encoding protein translocase subunit SecF — protein MITKKTIKFMALRKLFFAIAIVLMVGSIASLAYKQLNLGLDFTGGALVELNYSQAADLQNIRQTLQGAGWEDAIVQNFGSSQDVIIRLASDNPNLGSEIADLMQREEGGDLTVSRVEFIGPQVGEELRDKGGMGLLLAMAGVLLYVTLRFQMKFAVGAIVALVHDVIFTLGVFSIFGLSFDLTVLAALLAVIGYSLNDTIVVFDRVRENLRLMHKADLEEVINVSTTQTLARTLATSASTILVLLALLIFGGENIYGFALALLIGVIIGTYSSIYVSNGLLMTMRLTREDLIPPQLEEEEDARP, from the coding sequence ATGATTACCAAGAAAACGATCAAGTTCATGGCGCTGCGCAAGCTGTTCTTCGCGATAGCTATTGTGCTTATGGTGGGATCCATTGCCAGCCTGGCTTACAAACAGCTCAATCTGGGTCTCGATTTTACCGGTGGGGCTCTGGTTGAACTGAATTACAGCCAGGCTGCAGACCTGCAGAATATTCGCCAGACGCTGCAGGGCGCCGGCTGGGAAGATGCCATCGTGCAGAACTTTGGCTCGTCGCAGGATGTGATCATTCGCCTCGCCAGCGATAACCCCAACCTGGGTAGCGAGATCGCCGATCTGATGCAGCGAGAAGAGGGTGGTGACTTGACGGTCAGTCGGGTCGAGTTTATCGGCCCGCAAGTAGGGGAAGAACTGCGTGATAAAGGGGGTATGGGGTTGCTGCTGGCCATGGCTGGCGTGCTTCTGTACGTGACTCTGCGCTTCCAGATGAAGTTTGCCGTAGGCGCCATTGTTGCATTGGTGCACGACGTCATCTTTACCCTGGGTGTTTTTTCCATCTTCGGTCTGTCTTTTGATCTGACTGTTCTGGCTGCGTTGCTGGCGGTGATCGGCTACTCGTTGAATGACACTATCGTGGTGTTTGACCGGGTACGGGAAAACCTGCGCTTGATGCACAAGGCCGACCTGGAAGAAGTGATCAACGTCTCGACAACCCAGACCTTGGCACGAACCCTGGCGACGTCGGCATCCACCATTCTGGTGTTGTTGGCCCTGTTGATCTTTGGTGGCGAAAACATCTACGGCTTTGCCCTTGCGCTGCTGATCGGTGTGATTATCGGTACCTACTCGTCCATTTACGTTTCCAATGGTTTGCTGATGACCATGCGACTGACACGGGAAGATCTGATTCCGCCACAGCTGGAAGAAGAGGAAGACGCACGGCCCTGA
- the pilW gene encoding type IV pilus biogenesis/stability protein PilW produces MSTTMLKIASLSLALMITACTTTMEQPTRKSDPAAAADAYIQLGLGYMQQGETERAKSPLTEALKLDSKSASAHVALALVFQQEGEYADAEKHFRAALASEPENPRILNNFGAFMLERERYEEARELFTKAADNPLYGERSRVFANLGLTELALDEQAAAKASFERSLRLNSRQPLALLELAKLQFAEQDYVGAWDNYLRFTQLSGQNASSLWLGYQLARRFEDHNRAASYALQLRRLYPASIEAQALGGADKP; encoded by the coding sequence ATGAGCACGACGATGTTGAAGATTGCAAGTCTGAGTCTGGCCCTGATGATAACGGCCTGCACCACGACCATGGAGCAGCCGACCCGAAAAAGTGACCCGGCGGCAGCCGCAGATGCCTATATTCAACTGGGTCTGGGCTATATGCAGCAAGGCGAAACCGAGCGCGCCAAGTCACCGCTGACTGAGGCATTGAAGCTGGACAGCAAGTCAGCCTCGGCGCATGTTGCCCTGGCCCTGGTGTTCCAGCAGGAAGGTGAATATGCCGATGCCGAGAAGCACTTCCGTGCGGCGCTGGCCAGCGAGCCGGAAAATCCGCGCATCCTGAACAATTTTGGTGCCTTCATGCTCGAGCGCGAGCGCTATGAGGAAGCCAGGGAGCTGTTTACCAAGGCAGCAGACAACCCACTGTACGGTGAGCGCTCACGGGTATTTGCCAATCTGGGCCTTACCGAGTTGGCTCTGGACGAGCAAGCGGCTGCAAAGGCCAGTTTTGAGCGATCATTGCGCCTGAACAGCCGGCAGCCGCTGGCTTTGCTGGAACTGGCGAAACTCCAGTTCGCCGAACAGGATTATGTCGGGGCCTGGGATAACTATCTGCGTTTTACCCAGTTGTCCGGCCAGAACGCCTCAAGCCTGTGGCTTGGCTATCAATTGGCGCGACGTTTCGAAGACCACAACCGGGCGGCCAGCTATGCCCTGCAGTTGCGCAGACTGTATCCGGCAAGTATTGAAGCCCAGGCCCTGGGTGGAGCTGACAAACCATGA
- the yajC gene encoding preprotein translocase subunit YajC, with the protein MSFFISDAMAQSATAPAGGAGFEWIFLVGFLVIFYLMIWRPQAKRAKEHKNLIGGLSVGDEVVTGGGILGKIKKVTDEFIVLEVADGQELKFQKGSVVAALPKGTLKAI; encoded by the coding sequence ATGAGTTTTTTCATTTCTGACGCCATGGCGCAGTCTGCGACTGCACCGGCCGGTGGCGCTGGTTTCGAGTGGATTTTTCTGGTCGGTTTTCTGGTCATCTTCTATCTGATGATCTGGCGCCCACAGGCGAAGCGGGCCAAAGAGCATAAAAATCTGATTGGCGGCCTCAGTGTCGGTGATGAAGTGGTCACCGGTGGTGGCATTCTTGGCAAGATCAAGAAAGTCACTGACGAGTTTATCGTGCTGGAAGTGGCTGATGGCCAGGAACTCAAATTCCAGAAAGGCTCAGTGGTCGCAGCATTGCCCAAAGGCACGCTGAAAGCCATCTGA
- the rlmN gene encoding 23S rRNA (adenine(2503)-C(2))-methyltransferase RlmN — translation MTEPTARTNLLGLTLPKLEAFFEQIGEKRFRAGQVMKWIHHFGVDDFDQMTNLGKALREKLRACADIRGPEVVSEDISTDGTRKWVVRVASGSCVETVYIPQNGRGTLCVSSQAGCALDCSFCSTGKQGFNSDLTAAEIIGQVWVANKSFGSVPARIDRAITNVVMMGMGEPMLNYANVLDAMRLMMDDLGYGISKRKVTLSTSGVVPMIEQLGKDTDVALALSLHAPNNALRNQLVPLNKKYPLEVLLPACNRYIAGLGEKRFLTIEYTLIKDVNDQPEHAEELVALLRETPCKINLIPFNPFPHSGYERPSNNAIRRFQDCLYQAGYNVTVRTTRGEDIDAACGQLVGQVMDKTRRSERYIAVRQLAEQVEDAAATTPSRR, via the coding sequence ATGACCGAGCCAACCGCCAGAACCAATCTGCTGGGCCTTACCTTGCCCAAGCTCGAAGCATTTTTCGAGCAGATCGGGGAGAAGCGTTTCCGTGCCGGTCAGGTAATGAAATGGATCCATCACTTCGGGGTGGATGATTTCGACCAGATGACCAATCTGGGCAAGGCGCTGCGCGAGAAGTTGCGCGCCTGTGCTGACATTCGCGGCCCGGAAGTGGTCAGCGAGGATATTTCCACCGACGGTACCCGTAAATGGGTGGTGCGCGTTGCCTCTGGCAGCTGCGTGGAAACTGTCTATATTCCGCAGAACGGGCGCGGCACCCTGTGTGTCTCCTCCCAGGCCGGTTGTGCCCTGGACTGCAGTTTTTGTTCTACCGGCAAGCAAGGCTTCAACAGCGACCTGACCGCAGCAGAAATTATCGGTCAGGTCTGGGTTGCCAATAAATCCTTTGGCAGTGTGCCGGCGAGAATTGACCGCGCGATCACCAATGTGGTGATGATGGGTATGGGTGAACCCATGCTCAATTATGCCAACGTCCTGGATGCCATGCGTCTGATGATGGATGATCTGGGCTATGGCATATCCAAGCGCAAGGTGACGCTGTCGACCTCGGGTGTCGTGCCGATGATCGAACAGTTGGGTAAGGACACCGATGTGGCCCTGGCCCTGTCGCTGCACGCGCCGAACAACGCATTGCGCAATCAGCTGGTGCCATTGAACAAGAAGTACCCGCTGGAAGTGCTGCTGCCGGCCTGCAACCGGTATATCGCGGGTCTCGGCGAAAAGCGTTTTCTGACCATCGAATACACCCTGATCAAGGACGTCAACGACCAGCCCGAGCATGCCGAAGAACTGGTTGCCCTGCTGCGCGAGACGCCGTGCAAGATCAATCTGATTCCTTTCAATCCCTTCCCGCATTCCGGCTACGAGCGGCCAAGCAACAATGCCATTCGCCGTTTTCAGGATTGTCTGTATCAGGCTGGATACAATGTTACCGTGCGCACCACGCGTGGAGAGGATATCGACGCTGCCTGTGGCCAGCTGGTTGGCCAGGTAATGGACAAGACGCGCCGTAGCGAGCGTTACATCGCAGTTCGCCAGTTGGCCGAACAGGTCGAGGATGCGGCTGCAACCACACCGTCCCGGCGATAG
- the trmJ gene encoding tRNA (cytosine(32)/uridine(32)-2'-O)-methyltransferase TrmJ codes for MLERIRVVLVNTSHPGNIGAAARAMKNMGLQRLVLVEPRRFPDADASARASGADDVLQHAQVVGSLQEAIADCQLVLGTSARDRRIPWPVLDPREAAQTSLEHLRDMPQGDVALVFGREDSGLTSEELQRCQYHIHIPSDPAFSSLNLAAAVQVVSYELRMLWLQWAQQPTKLEKATVTAREHDLPVSVADMENYFQHLEQVLVEIGFHNPQKPRQLMPRLRRLYSRSGLNRMEMNILRGILTETQKAIGVKPAGARRD; via the coding sequence GTGCTGGAAAGAATTCGAGTGGTTCTGGTCAATACCAGCCATCCCGGTAATATCGGTGCTGCTGCCCGGGCGATGAAGAATATGGGTCTGCAGCGTCTGGTGCTGGTTGAGCCACGGCGTTTCCCGGATGCCGACGCCAGTGCCCGTGCGTCGGGTGCCGATGATGTCCTTCAACACGCGCAAGTCGTCGGCAGCCTGCAAGAAGCGATTGCCGATTGCCAGCTGGTGTTGGGTACCAGTGCCCGTGATCGACGCATTCCCTGGCCGGTACTCGATCCGCGCGAGGCGGCGCAAACCAGTCTGGAACATCTGCGTGATATGCCGCAGGGCGATGTTGCGCTGGTCTTTGGGCGTGAAGATTCCGGCCTGACGAGTGAAGAGCTGCAGCGTTGCCAGTATCACATTCATATCCCCTCGGACCCGGCGTTCAGCTCGCTGAATCTCGCGGCAGCGGTGCAGGTGGTCAGCTATGAGTTGCGCATGCTCTGGTTGCAGTGGGCGCAGCAGCCGACCAAACTGGAAAAAGCCACGGTCACTGCACGGGAACATGATTTGCCGGTCAGTGTGGCGGATATGGAGAACTATTTTCAGCACCTGGAGCAGGTGCTGGTTGAAATCGGCTTCCACAACCCGCAGAAACCACGACAACTGATGCCGCGTTTGCGCCGTCTGTACAGCCGCAGCGGGCTGAACCGCATGGAAATGAATATCCTGCGGGGGATACTGACCGAAACCCAGAAAGCCATCGGCGTCAAACCGGCCGGTGCGCGGAGAGACTGA
- a CDS encoding IscS subfamily cysteine desulfurase produces MKKPIYLDYAATTPVDPRVAEQMTACLTMDGNFANPASRSHLYGWQAEEAVELARRQIADLVKADPREIVWTSGATESNNLAIKGIAQAGRERGRHLITSAIEHKAVLDSCQQLEREGFEVTYLRPDASGVIRPQQLAAALRDDTLLVSLMHVNNEIGTINDIAALGQVARDHGVPLHVDAAQSTGKLAIDLRSLPVDLMSFSAHKSYGPKGVGALYVRRSAGLQLQAQIHGGGHERGLRSGTLPTHQIVGMGAAFALADAEMSTETVRIAGLRDRLLSGIAEVPGVTLNGSAEQRVPHNLNLAFADVDGELLLLALKDLALSTGSACTSAAVEPSYVLRGIGVPDALAQSSLRLSLGRFTSESDVDAAVDSLSRALAALRR; encoded by the coding sequence ATGAAAAAACCGATTTATCTTGACTACGCTGCAACCACGCCGGTCGACCCCAGAGTTGCCGAGCAGATGACGGCCTGCCTGACCATGGATGGCAATTTTGCCAACCCGGCCTCACGCTCGCACCTGTATGGCTGGCAGGCGGAGGAGGCGGTCGAGCTGGCGCGGCGACAAATCGCCGATCTGGTGAAGGCGGATCCGCGCGAAATCGTCTGGACCTCAGGCGCTACCGAGTCCAATAACCTGGCGATCAAGGGCATTGCCCAGGCCGGGCGCGAGCGTGGTCGGCACCTGATTACCTCGGCCATTGAACACAAGGCGGTGCTGGACAGTTGTCAGCAGTTGGAGCGCGAGGGGTTCGAAGTGACCTACTTGCGTCCCGATGCCAGTGGCGTTATCCGGCCGCAGCAGTTGGCTGCAGCCTTGCGCGACGATACCCTGCTGGTATCACTGATGCACGTCAACAACGAAATCGGCACCATCAATGATATTGCTGCCCTGGGTCAGGTAGCGCGAGATCATGGCGTCCCCCTGCATGTGGATGCGGCACAGTCCACCGGCAAGCTGGCGATTGATTTGCGCAGCTTGCCGGTGGATCTGATGTCCTTCAGTGCACACAAAAGCTACGGGCCAAAGGGTGTTGGTGCGCTTTATGTGCGGCGCTCGGCAGGCTTGCAGCTGCAGGCACAGATCCATGGCGGCGGACACGAGCGGGGGCTGCGTTCCGGCACCTTGCCGACCCATCAGATTGTCGGCATGGGGGCTGCTTTCGCTCTCGCCGATGCTGAAATGTCCACCGAAACGGTGCGCATTGCGGGGCTGCGCGATCGCTTGTTGTCCGGTATCGCTGAGGTACCGGGCGTCACCCTGAACGGGAGCGCCGAGCAGCGGGTCCCGCATAACCTCAATCTGGCTTTTGCTGATGTCGATGGCGAGTTGTTGCTGCTGGCCTTGAAAGACCTGGCGCTGTCTACCGGTTCGGCGTGCACCTCGGCGGCGGTAGAGCCTTCCTACGTGCTGCGCGGCATAGGTGTGCCGGATGCATTGGCCCAGAGTTCGCTGCGGTTATCCCTGGGTCGGTTCACCAGTGAGTCGGATGTGGACGCAGCAGTCGATAGTCTGTCTCGGGCATTGGCCGCTTTGCGTCGCTGA